A segment of the Pseudomonas serboccidentalis genome:
TTGTAGGAGTGAGCCTGCTCGCGATGAGTCCGTCACATTCAACATCTCTGTTGATTGCAACGACGCCATCGCGAGCAGGCTCACTCCTACAGGGGCTTGTGGTGTTTCAGATGCCCTGGCTACGCAGCCACGCCATCAACTGTGGCAACGGAAACGCCCCGCTCTGGCGCGCCACTTCCCGCCCATTCCTGAACAAAATCAGGCTCGGTATCGAACGAATCCCCAACTGCGCCGACAACTGCTGATTGGCCTCGCTATCGAGCTTGGCCAGTCGGCATTTGCCCGCCAGTTGCGCCGCCGCCTGCTCGAACACCGGCGCAAACGACTTGCACGGCCCGCACCAGTCCGCCCACACGTCCACCAACAGCGGCAGATCACCCTTGATCTGGCTGGCGTAGTCGCCTTGCTTGAGGTCGAACGGCTTGCTCAACAGCACGTCGGATTTGCAGCGCCCGCATTTAGGCTGGTCCGCGAGGCGCTCGGCCGGGATGCGGTTGAGGCCGTTGCAGGAAGGGCAGGGGATAAGGAGTGGGCTGGTCATGTTCGGCTCGTTGAGTTCAGCGGTTCGTACAACTTATCTGGTGCCGTACGAACTGTTTATCAAGATGAGGCGCTGGCACTCACGACGAACAACTAATTTCCAAATGCTTGCCCCACTCCGGCGGCCGCTCGGCATAACCCTCCATCCCCGGTTGCTCGTCGAACGGCTTGCTCAGCACCGCATGCAGCCGGCGTACCTCTGAGTAATCGCCTTGCTCAGCCGCATCGATGGCTTTTTGCGCCAGATAATTGCGCAGGATGTACAACGGATTGACCGCATGCATCCGCGTGCGGCGCTGTGCCTGATCAGCGTCGCCATCACGGGCAACCCGGGCGACGTAGCGTTCGCCCCAGGCATCAAAGCCCTTCATGTCGACAAAATCGTCGCGCAAACGGGCGACGGCCTGCTCGGCGGAATCTTCACCGAGGCGACGGAAGAACAACGTGTAATCAACGCCGCTGTTCTGCATCAGTTGCAGCAGGTTTTCCACCAGTTGCTGGTCATCCTCTTCGGCCGTGGTGAGACCGAGGCGACGGCGCATCAGGTCGAGGTAGTGCGCCTGGAACAGTGGCAGGTACAAACCGAGGGTTTCGCGCAGGGCTTCGACGCTGATGAACGGCGTCAGGGCCTGGGCCAGGGCGCTGAGGTTCCACTGGCCGATCGGCACCTGATTGCTGAACGAGTAACGGCCCTGATCATCGGAGTGGTTGCAGATGAAATTGGCGTCGAAATCGTCAAGGAAGGCGAACGGGCCGAAGTCGAAGGTGATGCCGAGGATCGACATGTTGTCGGTGTTCATCACCCCGTGGCAGAAGCCGTAGGCCTGCCACTTGGCGATCAGTTCGGCATTGCGCTCGACGATTTCGCGGAACATCGCCAGATGCGGTTCCGGTTGTTCCAGACACTCGGGGAAATGCATCGCCAGCACGTGCTCGCCGAGCTGCTTCTGCTGCTCGGGACGCTTGGTGTAGTAGAAATATTCGAAGTGGCCGAAGCGGATATGGCTCGGCGCCAGGCGCAGCACCATCGCCGCGCGTTCCTGCTTTTCGCGCCACACCGGGGTGTCGGAGCCGATCACGCAGGCTGCTCGTGAAGACGGGATGTTCAGTGCGTGCAGCGCTTCGGAGGCGAGGAACTCACGGATCGATGAGCGCAACACCGCGCGGCCATCACCCATGCGCGAAAACGGCGTCTGCCCGGCGCCCTTGAGGTGCAGGTCCCAGTGCTCGCCAGCGTTGTTGTAGACCTCGCCCAGCAACAGGCCTCGACCGTCGCCCAGTTGCGGTGTGTAGCCGCCAAACTGGTGCCCGGAATAGACCATCGCCCGAGGCTCGGCATCGGCCCACAGCTTGTGGCCGCCGAACAGTTCGGCAAACTCCTGGGTTTGCGCGGTTGCCGGGTCGAGATCGAGCAGGGCCAGCGCCGCCGGGCTGGCGACGACCAGACGCGGGTTGTCGATCGGCTCGGGCAGCACATGGGCGCAGAACGCATCACCCAGGCGGGCGAAGCGATTGTCGAAGGTCAGTTCGTCGAGGGCTTTCAAGGGCCGGCTCCAGCAGAATGTCCGAGCATTCTGCTGGGATTAGACCGGTTAGTCGAGTTTGGTGGGCGGCGGCTCTTGCAGCGGCTTTTGCTCCGCGCCGATCGGGACGATGGTTTTGGTTTCCGCTTCAACCGGCACCAACTTGTATTCCTGACCGTGGAGGTTCTTCAGGTAGACCTCCATCTGGCGGAACGAGATGTTGATGTGCTGCTTCTTGAATTCGCGGTTGATGAAGCGGTTCACTTCGTCGATCACC
Coding sequences within it:
- the trxC gene encoding thioredoxin TrxC; the protein is MTSPLLIPCPSCNGLNRIPAERLADQPKCGRCKSDVLLSKPFDLKQGDYASQIKGDLPLLVDVWADWCGPCKSFAPVFEQAAAQLAGKCRLAKLDSEANQQLSAQLGIRSIPSLILFRNGREVARQSGAFPLPQLMAWLRSQGI
- the selO gene encoding protein adenylyltransferase SelO, giving the protein MKALDELTFDNRFARLGDAFCAHVLPEPIDNPRLVVASPAALALLDLDPATAQTQEFAELFGGHKLWADAEPRAMVYSGHQFGGYTPQLGDGRGLLLGEVYNNAGEHWDLHLKGAGQTPFSRMGDGRAVLRSSIREFLASEALHALNIPSSRAACVIGSDTPVWREKQERAAMVLRLAPSHIRFGHFEYFYYTKRPEQQKQLGEHVLAMHFPECLEQPEPHLAMFREIVERNAELIAKWQAYGFCHGVMNTDNMSILGITFDFGPFAFLDDFDANFICNHSDDQGRYSFSNQVPIGQWNLSALAQALTPFISVEALRETLGLYLPLFQAHYLDLMRRRLGLTTAEEDDQQLVENLLQLMQNSGVDYTLFFRRLGEDSAEQAVARLRDDFVDMKGFDAWGERYVARVARDGDADQAQRRTRMHAVNPLYILRNYLAQKAIDAAEQGDYSEVRRLHAVLSKPFDEQPGMEGYAERPPEWGKHLEISCSS